CTCCCTGTAATAAAATGTAAGGAATTCCATTGTCGTCTAAAGCTGCAAAAATTCCATTATCAACATGTACTATTGCTGGCGTAATGTCTTGATAATAAGCTCCTAGTTCTCTATCCCACGATATATTGCCAACATCTATTAATATGCTATTATCTATTCCTTTCATACGGTTTTTAATCAATTAACAATTGAGTTAAAAGTTTATATAGTTTTCTTCTTTCTCTTTTAGTTTGATGTGTTTTATCTATGTTTACTTGCTTGTATATATCAATAAAATAGGGCATTACGGCTTTCCATGTTGCAAAATCTAAAATAGGACTAACGTTATTAATACATTTTTGTTTAAGTTTATCGTAATTATTCAAAATATAAGTAAAGTTTTCCAATAGCTTAGTTTCTGAACTTCTAATAAAAAACAGACCCATATTTTCATATACTTCGTATGGTAGCCAGTTGCCAACTAATAAGATGTTTCCTGTTGCAAAAGCCTCTTTAATTGAACTTGACAGAGCATCGGTAGTTTGTGTGTTAACCGTAATATCTGATATTATTCTAATCTCGGCAATTTCATTATTTGTTAGCCAATGTTTTTTATCATTGTCGGGGTTTTGAAATGCAATAAACTCTATATCTAAACCCCGTAATTTTGTTAATAATTTTTCTGAATATTCCTTTTTGTTCCCATAAGTCATGGGCAAGAGTATGAAAAGTTTTTGTTTAATTTCTTTTGGTAACTTTTCTAAAACATCAAGAAATATAAAGTGTTGTTGTAGGGGATTTGCGCTATAACCAACAGTTACTACAATTTTATCTTTTTCGATTTTATATTTATCTCTATAAATTTGTCTGTTTTTTTCGTTATATAGTTCTGAAATTATATCTAATCTGGCAGAACCAAAATGTGCAAATTTTATTTTATCAACAAATTCAGGATAAATAGCTAAAAAGTCCTCTTTCATATTCGGACCTATCGTAATTATTTTAGCAGTCTCAAAAATTTTTTTTTGTGTTCTCCTTTCTTCCTCGCTACTTCTATAGAAATCAGATCCAAACAGAGTAGCGACAATCTTGCTACTTTGCTTTTTTATACTGTCCATATAGGGAGAGTAGTAATGCCCACACCATTGAATATCAACAATATCGTTATGTTTTATATATTTTTTTATTATTCTTTTGCGAAATAGTTTTCTATAGATTTTAAAGGCAAAGCCCTTCAAAAATCTTGGGTAGAGATATTTATACTCCTCTTTTTCGTTAAAAAACTGAAATGACCAAATATCCAAAGCAACAACAGAATAATTTCTTTTCTTTAATTCAGAAATAAATTCCAACGTTCCGGGATGCCAAAATGGAATAGGGGTTAATATATTTATCCTTTGTTTATTCATTTATCAGTTTTAAATATTGTTCCCACTCTCCAATATCTGTCCAAGAATTTTCGCTTACAGGAAAAACTCCCACTTTTCTATCTTCTGATTTTAATTTTTTAATTAATGAGGTTATATGATAAAAAGTGTTTTTAGGGATTTCGTTTATTAAATGTGGTTCCAGAATGTAAAATCCGGTATTTATACTAAAAGTTAGTTCTGGTTTTTCTGTAATTTCTTTTAGTAGCCCCTTTTCTCCAGTTTTTATAGTCCCATAGGGTATTGAATATGTTTTAAGAGCAGCAACAATTGTTAACTCGTTTTTGTTTTCATAGTGATATTGCAAAATCTCAGAATAATCTTGGTCTATTAGTATATCACAATTTGTTACAAAAAAAGTAGATTTAATTTTTCCTTCTAATAAATGCAAGCTTCCCGCAGTTCCTAATGGTTTGCTCTCTTCAAAAAAGTTTATATCATATTTATTATCACTAAAGTTGTTGAGATAATATTTTATAAAATCTGCTCTATAGTTAATGGATATATAAAAATTATTACAAGCAAATTTTGCAAAGCTATCCATAATATCTTCAATTA
This region of Bacteroidales bacterium genomic DNA includes:
- a CDS encoding glycosyltransferase family 4 protein, translating into MNKQRINILTPIPFWHPGTLEFISELKKRNYSVVALDIWSFQFFNEKEEYKYLYPRFLKGFAFKIYRKLFRKRIIKKYIKHNDIVDIQWCGHYYSPYMDSIKKQSSKIVATLFGSDFYRSSEEERRTQKKIFETAKIITIGPNMKEDFLAIYPEFVDKIKFAHFGSARLDIISELYNEKNRQIYRDKYKIEKDKIVVTVGYSANPLQQHFIFLDVLEKLPKEIKQKLFILLPMTYGNKKEYSEKLLTKLRGLDIEFIAFQNPDNDKKHWLTNNEIAEIRIISDITVNTQTTDALSSSIKEAFATGNILLVGNWLPYEVYENMGLFFIRSSETKLLENFTYILNNYDKLKQKCINNVSPILDFATWKAVMPYFIDIYKQVNIDKTHQTKRERRKLYKLLTQLLID
- a CDS encoding NTP transferase domain-containing protein, with the protein product MKHEDIISLDHTILSAMKLMDERKRKLLFITNKENLFIGVLSIGDLQRAIINQHPLDTPIEKILRKYITIAHTNQSYEEIRQVMIENRTESMPVIDNKGYLKKILYWEDIIGSSRQKEYKKINLPVVIMAGGQGSRLKPLTNVLPKPLIPIGHKTIIEDIMDSFAKFACNNFYISINYRADFIKYYLNNFSDNKYDINFFEESKPLGTAGSLHLLEGKIKSTFFVTNCDILIDQDYSEILQYHYENKNELTIVAALKTYSIPYGTIKTGEKGLLKEITEKPELTFSINTGFYILEPHLINEIPKNTFYHITSLIKKLKSEDRKVGVFPVSENSWTDIGEWEQYLKLINE